The sequence below is a genomic window from Paenibacillus sp. DCT19.
CATGAGACAGTAGGGACGCAAAATACATTAGATATAGGACTTGCGTCCATGGTATATCTTCAGGCGGGCTTCATGATTCTCGGTACTTTAGCTACTTGTTCGGAGTATACGGGTGGACAGATACGAACGACTTTAATTACTGTACCTTGGCGTGGCCTACAATTATCCATGAAACATGTAGCATTGGCCATCATAACCATTCCTGCGGCATTTATAATTGTTTTATCTGGCGTGCTATATCCGTTATTCATAATGAGAGACACTGTGGCAGGGATTGAACTAGATATGATCATAAAATCATTAGTAGGCGCGACTGGCTATTTAACATTAACCACACTTCTCAGTGCAGCGGTAGGTGCTATAGTAAAAAGAACGACGCCTGCTTTAGTGGTGCTGCTTTCATATTATTTTGTACTGAGTCCATTGTCGAGAGACTTGTTACCTCGTATTAGAGATTACTTTCCAGATACGGCAGGATTGTATATGTACATACCGCCTTCCTCTGATGTAATTAATCACTTTACACCCTTACAAGGGGCAGGCATTTCTTTGTTATGGACACTAACCTTCATTACATTAGCGATTCTACTGTATCTTAAGCGAGATGCTTAAGCGTAGAGCTTATGAATTCATTCTACTGAAATTAACGAATAAATATAGTTATTCCAGACGAAACGGATGATTGACCCATCTCTTGCGATACTGGTGGGGCGTGACATCCATCTGTTCCTTGAATAATTTGCAGAAGTAAGATACGTTACTCAAGCCGATTTCCTCCGCAATGAGCGAGATCGGTTTATTTGTTGTAGTTAACAAGCGAACAGACTGATGAATTCTGCGAGCAGCAATAAACTGAGAAATGCTGACCCCAGTGGCGTTTTTGAATAAATGTGAAAGGTGATAGGAAGATAGGTGCAACGATTGAGCCAGCTCATCTAAACGAAAAGGAACATGATAATTTTTTTCGATCCAGCCCAGGATTCGCTCTACTTGATGATTTTTGCGTTCGGTTGGGGAGACGGCTGAGTTGACCTCGAAGTCATTCCATAACGGTTTGAGATGATGTAGGAAGTTCACCAGAAACAGTGAAATTTCTTCTAACCGATTCGATTCGTCCCAATGGGACATTTGCTCTTGAAAGCTCTTGAATAAGTGAACCAAAATGTGCTGATCATCCAGATCATAGAAGCAGGGCGAGGACAGTTTCCCTACATAAATATGTCTGAAAAACGCATGTAAAACAGGCCATTTCTCAAAATAGGCTTCAAACATAGCGGGCTCGAAAATAGCCAAAGATCGTTCAAAACATTGATTGTTGGAATAATCCAATCTCAGGTGATGGAGCTGATACGGCTGAAAAATGCAGAACATGCCCTGCTTAATATCATAGCTTCGATTATTAACAATCATCGTTCCACTACCTTGGTGGATCAATAACAATTCGATGCCTAAGTGAGAATGAAATGTCTCCATATGCTCGTTATTTATACTTTTCCGCCTATACCCGAAATGAAGGGTATTTTCATTGAACTTGTACAGATCATATCGCATACCTCAACATCTCTCCCCTGTATTGTTATCCAGCATGTTTACTATAACGAAGCTCCTTCAAAACCGCAACATAGCGTTATTTTATCCACATTACAGGATCACAATAGACCGTTATCCTAAGATACCATGATGTTAAGAGCATCTAATGTGAAGAGGGGGATTTATGATGTTAAAGGTAGCGATTATAGGTACAGGGGCTATTTCCAACGCTCATATCCATAGTTATTTGCAATTTGGAGAGCGATGCGAGATTGTAGCGCTGTGTGATCTGTATCCTGACAAAGCTGAAGCAAAAAAGAGTGAATTTAATCTGAACGCCAAAATTGTTAGCGATTACAAAGAGCTGCTTCACGCGGGGATTGATCTGATCTCGATCTGTCTGCCTCCGTATGAACATGCGCCGATCGCTGTTGATTTTCTGAATGCGGGGAGTCATGTATTGGTTGAGAAACCGATGGCATCATCGCTTGAAGAATGCGATCTAATGATTGAAGCCGCCCAGAAGAGCGGCAAGGTACTGTCGGTTGTGGCACAAAATCGGTTCACAAATCCAATCATGAAACTGAAAAATATGCTGGATACTGGACTTGCGGGAGCAATCCTGCATGCACAGGTAGATTCATTCTGGTGGAGAGGTCATTGTTACTATGATCTCTGGTGGCGTGGTACTTGGGAGAAAGAGGGCGGCGGCTGCACGTTGAATCATGCGGTTCATCATATTGATGCCCTGCTCTGGATGATGGGACGTCCTGATCAGGTGCAGGCGTTCATGAGCAATGTCGCGCATGATAATGCTGAAGTCGAAGATATATCCATTGCGATGCTTCGTTATCCGAATGGAGCACTGGGACAGATCACGAGTTCGGTTGTGCATCATGGTGAAGAGCAACAGTTCATTTTTCAAGGGCAACATGCTCGAATCTCAGCTCCTTGGAAAATTACGGCCTCCTCTTCACGAGCGAACGGATTTCCTAAGAAAAATGTGGAGCTTGAGGAACAGCTTCAAGAGGCGTATGATCACCTACCGAATCTACCTTACGAAGGACATACCGCTCAAATTGACAATGTCTTGACTGCCATTGAATCAGGGGAGCCGCCGCTAGTTGATGGAACAAGTGGTCGCAGCACCTTGGAGATGATCACAGCGATTTATAAATCAGCTAGTACAGGTGAGAATGTTAGCTTGCCACTTGTAGCTGGTGATCCCTTCTACACAAGAGCAGATGTTCAGCAACATGCGATTCACTTTTATGAGAAAAGCGGTCATGTTGAGAATTTCACGGAACAACAGATTACTATTGGTAGAACAAAGGAATGAACTATTAAAAGTCAAAACACAAAACGTCTGATATCGATGTTTTGTGTTTTTTGGTTCAACCTCTGACATAAGTTTTTGTGTGAAAAGCCATCCCATAATAGTCTCATATGTCCATTCATTATAGGCATGAAGTATTTTACAATAATCTAAACCTATGAGAACGGAGATCAAAATCATGAGTAACTATGTTATAGGCATTGACCTCGGTGGAACCAATATTAAGTCTGCCATCTTCAACATGGATTTTCAAATTGTTCACGAAAGAAGCGATCCGACGCAAGCAGCTAAGGGGCCAGCTCATGTATTACATAGAATTCAAGAAATTATTCAAGAGATGCTGCTGCACGAAGGTATCGATCAGTCTTCAATTAAATGCATGGGTATGGGCATTCCGGGGTTACTTGATCCAGAGGAAGGGCTGTCTATTTTCTCACCTAATTTTCCTGGTTGGGAAAACATTCATGTAGTGAATGTGATGAAAGAACATTTTGAGTTTCCAGTCTTCATTGATAATGATGTTCGGGTAAACATGTATGGTGAATGGCTGTTCGGTGCAGGCGTTGGATATCGCAACCTGGTATTAATCACATTAGGCACGGGTCTAGGATCGGGTATCGTGAATGATGGGAGGGTGGTTTACGGTACAACATCAAGCGCAGGTGAAATTGGACATATGAATATGTTCCGGGAAGGGCGACCTTGTCGGTGTGGAAGCTCGGGCTGTCTAGGCAGATATGTATCTGCAGTAGGCATGGTTAGAACGTTTACTGACAAGCTTGAAGAAGGTCGATCAAGTATCATCCTGGAATGGGTAGGAGACGACTGGACGACAATTACAGCCCATCTGATATCAGAGGCATACGATCTTGGAGATGCGCTTGCGATCGAAGTGATGCATGAAACCGGAACCATTCTTGGATTTGGACTAGCGAATGTGATTAACTTATTGAATCCAGAAGTCGTTATCGTGGGAGGTGGAATGTCGGCTGCGGGGGATCGCTTACTTGAAACAGTACGAGATACCGTTAGAAAACATGCCTTAGCACTTGCATCCAGTTCTTGTGAAATCGTTCAAGCTACATTGGGTAGACAAGCAGGTATGATTGGTGCGGCTGCGTACGCAAACAAACAAATGAATTCTAACAGCAACAAAAGTATCTTAAACGATTAGCGTGTGCTAGAACACAGAAGGAAGAAAATTATCGGTTGATCATTCCAAGTGTTCTAGTTCATTATGCAGATAATTGTCTTAATCAGTTATGAATTTTGATGATGTTACAAGATCACCTCGCCAGATGTAAAGCGCCAAAACTGGGTCGAGTTTTGATTCTGTGGTGTGTACGTTTCCGCTCTGATGAAGAATCATAGTACCTGGTGCTGTTGCTGTTGGCTGCTCATTACCTTTACTCCATATTCCTACCCCTCCGATGGGGATATATATTTCAACAGCAGGATGCACATGAGCAGGATAAAACGTTTCAGGAGCTAATAAGGTAAGACCAATCAGCAAGTGGTCAGCCATTCCTAGATCATCCGGTCCAATAATTTGTGTGAAGGATACTTGTGATTCTAGGCCTCAGGCCATAATTTCAATATGTTCTTTAACTCAGTTATGATCTCAGGATCTGTTGTCTCATATTGTTTGAGACGTTCGTGTAAACGAATTAAGAATGTATCTATAATCGGGTTCATCTCTTTCATAATTTTAGTTCGACCTCCAACTAATGTTCAAACGCTTGTTAAGGTAAGGATGCAATTCGTACCTAACACGAGCTTTTTTATATTTTTATGATAAACATCCTATGTACTATTTAGTGTCAATATGGAAGATGCCGATCTCATTATAGTGCTCCAGCTTGTAATCAATGGTACCCAGGCTACAGTTTAACATATCCATTTGCTTCAGAATATTTTGCCTATGCTGCTCCAACATCTCCTTCCGCTGTTCGCTAGTGCTGGAACCTTCCAGACATAACAGCATAAAAGCTTTGATATCCTCAAGTGGCATGCCACTGTCTCTCAGACAACGTACTAATTCCAGCCAACATATATCCATCTCAGAATATTTACGGGTACCGTATTCTGTCTTTTTCAACAAGGGCATCAGACCTGCCCGATCATAGAAACGCAGAGTGGAAGCAGGCAATTGGGTGCGTTCCGCGACTTGTTTAATCGAAAATTCCAAGCAAATCTTCCTTTCAAAAAAAATGGTTGAATGTCTTGACTTAAACCTAAGTTTAACCACTATCCTAAGATAGTACAATAGAGCGTTTACATGAATAGGCTCTAATCCAACCATTTTCATAAGGAGTGATTCAGTTGAAATACAGAAGACTGGGTAGAAGTGGATTGAAGGTAAGCGAGATTGGATTGGGAAGCTGGCTGACCTATGGATCGGCAACTTCAGAGGAAGTGGCGCGTGCATGTATGCATAAAGCGTACGAACTCGGCATTAATTTTTTTGATACATCGAATTCGTATCCAGGTGCCGAAGAAGTTATGGGGAGTACGTTGAAGGAGTATTCACGTAGTAGTTACGTACTTGCTACGAAGTTGTTTTTCCCACAAGGATCGGGACCGAACGATCGGGGGCTGTCCCGTAAACACATCGTCGAGCAGTGTGAAGCAAGCTTAAAACGATTGGGAACAGATTATATCGACTTATATCAATGTCATCGCTTTGATTCTGAAACTCCTGTTGACGAAACACTTCGAGCATTGGATGATCTGCAAGCACAAGGCAAAATTTTGTATGCAGGTGTCAGTGAATGGACGGCGGCGCAGATCGCGGAAGCATCAGGAATCAGCAAACGTCTGAACTTACGTCCGTTAATTTCCAATCAGCCGATATACAATATGTTTGAGCGCTATATTGAGAGAGAAGGTGTGATTAAGCAATGTGAGCAGGAAGGACTGGGACTTATCGTGTTCTCTCCATTGGCTCAGGGTGTGCTCACAGGTAAATATAAACCGGGACAACAGATTCCCGAGGGTACACGGGCTGCGAATAATCAGACGAACGGTGTCATCAACAGTTATTTGCGTGAGGATGTGCTCCAATGTACTGTCCAGCTATCTGAACTTGCTAATGAAATAGGAGCAACATTATCCCAATTCGCATTAGCATGGATTCTACGTCAGTCAGTGGTAAGCTCTGCGATTATTGGCTCTAGCAGACCCGCGCAGATTGAAGAGAATCTCAAAGCGGTTGAGCTTGAGCTTACATCCGATATCATCTCGGAAACGGAGAAAATTCTGTCTTCCATCAGCCATTTTGCGCCACTGCGATAATAAAGGATATAACACTTCATAGGTATGGACAATATCAGACCGAAATAGATTAACATGTGTGATAGATCACAGGACATTTGTTACCTGATAGGTTAGCTGTTTTTGCAGGCTAGCCTTTTTTTGGTCTATTCTCTATCAATAGCTAGATTCACTTCTAAATCGATATTGCCTTGGCGAGGTACCTACAAATTTTTTGAACTGACGCATGAAATGGGTGTCATTTTCATAACCACACGAGCTGGCTATTTCGGTTACCGACATCTCACTGTGATCCAAAAGGTACTTCGCATGTTCAAGCCTTCCGTTAATCATATCTATCATCACTGAGCAGCCAAACAACTGCTTATAAATATGCTGGAAATAAGATTTACTTACATTTAATCGGGAGGCAAGCTCTGTCACGGAAATACTCTGTTGAGGTGAGCGGTACAGTTCGCTACGTAATTCATTAAAGGGGACGTAATAACGACTCAGTTGATGAAGAACCGTTCGCTCGCGCAAATCACTCAATTTCATAAAGAAAGATCGAAGATCACAATCGATGATACGCTCACGTAGTGAACCATCGAGCCGGTTGAACTTTTGTAGCTCCATAATACATCTGGATATGAGCAGCGGATCGGATGCTTCAATCGGAGTATCCAGCGGGAAATTCAATTCCATCAGAAAATCAGTCAGGTCTGCGCCATAACAATGAAACCAGTCATTGATAAAAGGGTTCTCCAATTCACGATACGCATGAGGCGTCTCGGGGCGAAAAAGCATAAATGTATTTTTTTCTACAATCATCGTTTGCTCATATAGCGTCACTTCTGTACGGCTATTAAAGAATACAAACGTGTAATGACCTGATCCATTCGGGCGATTTCGGATAATTCCCTCATGGTGAATGGTATGAAATCCGCATGAAATTAACTTCAACATCGGTGTACACTCCTAGCACGATAGGTCAGTTTTTGATCATTATAGTTTATTGAAGGAGGGGATACAACGATCTATACTTGATCTAAAATACGAGCCTGGCGAAGGAGCGATGCATCATGCGAGACGACAGAAAATATTGGGTAGACACGTTAGTACAGATTGCACAACCTGTTTTACGTTCTTTATCGCAACAGAAATTGGCTGTAGAGATGCCTGTTGAAGCAAGCGCAGGTGACCGATCTGATTATACATACTTGGAAGCGTTGGGACGTACGTTGGCAGGGATTGCACCATGGATTGAGCATGGACCACGTTCGGGTGAGGAAGGTGAAGTTCGAGCCAGAATGGCTGTAATGGCAAGACAAGCAATCGAGGCTGCAACGGATCCAGCTTCACCAGACTATATGAATTTCACTACAGGCGGTCAGCCTGTAGTCGATGCAGCCTTTCTTGCCAATGCAGTTCTACGTGCTCCAAACGAACTATATGCACTGCTTGATGAAGAAGTGAAAACGAATTTAATCTCGGCGTTGATGGCTACACGAATGATTCGTCCAGTATTCAGCAACTGGCTTCTGTTTAGTGCCATGATTGAAGCTGCACTATTTCGAATGGGTGTAGAACAATGGGATCGTATGCGTGTCGATTATGCATTAAGGCAGCATGAGCAATGGTATAAAGGCGATGGTGCATACGGTGACGGTCCGGCGTTTCATTGGGATTATTACAATAGCTTTGTCATTCAACCTATGCTGGTCGATATTCTAGATGCAGTAGGCGATCAGTTTGAAGATTGGGCTGTACTTCGAGTTAACGTGTTGAAAAGAGCAGCGCGTTATGCGGCTGTTTTGGAACGAATGATCTCACCAGAAGGAACTTACCCACCCCTTGGGCGATCACTCGCATATCGTTTCGGGGCATTTCAGCATTTATCGTTGATGGCTCTGCGGGAAGAATTGCCTGAAAAGCTATTACCAGCACAGGTTCGCTGCGCACTTACAGCCGTAATTAAGAGACAGATTGAGATGCCAGGTACTTTTGATGAGCATGGTTGGCTCCGCATCGGATTTGCTGGAAGTCAACCCGCAATTGGGGAAGCCTATATTTCGACAGGCAGTTTATACTTGTGCACAACCGTATTTCTAGCCTTAGGCCTCTCACCTGACGCTGATTTCTGGCAAGGAGAGGCAGAGTGGACTTCACTGAAAGCATGGTCTGGCGGGGCGGTGGAGCTAGATGTAGCGATGTATGATAATTTTTAGTTTGTCTCTAAAAGAACTCATCGATCTCACCAACATATTGAAAAGAGTGAATATGAGTTCGCGTAAGTTCAATCACGTTTTGGATAAATGTCTCCCGTGATTCACGATATCCGCTTAAGATCCAATTGTTTAATAATCCAAAAAAACCATATGCGGTATAGTACTTGAAATACTCCATATTTACTGGGGAGTTGTTGATTGTCTCGAAGATAAACTGCTCCTCATATATTTTAAGTATTGTTTGTGGAAAACCTGTATGTAGACCGGGTAAGGTATCGTCATATTGAATCAATTCAAAGAATTCACGATGCTCGTAAATGTACTCTACGATTTGAAAAGATTCAGCTGTCAGCTTGCTAGTCAGAACCTTTTGACCGTGCCAATAAGGTCTTCCTACCGCACCTCGCAACCCTTTAAGTTTCATAGTTAAAAGTTCTTCACCAAGAATATATTTATCCTGATAGTGTAAATAAAATGTGCTTCGATTGTATCCCGCTTGCTCTACAATGTCCTTAACGGACACCGCATGAAAGCCTTTTTTCTTGATAAGTTGAATCAGGGCTGATTGGAGGTGTTCTTTGGTGCGATTGCGATGCTGAGTTGTCACAATAAGTTCATCATTCATTCAAAAAATCTCCTATTAATATCGACATTGTAGGGAGAAATGTCTACAAGGTAGACACTTCGTCTCATCTTAATGATTGGATTGTTACAATTTAAAGCATACAATTAATTTTGTAAACATCATATAGCACTATTTATATAGCTGCTATTCAAAATATTTATATTATACTGGAGGAATTATTCATGGGCAAACTTCAAGATAAAGTAGCGGTCATTACAGGAGGAGCATCTGGAATTGGGGCAGCGACAGCACGTCTATTCGTGTCAGAGGGAGCCAAAGTGGTCTTGGTGGACTTGAATGAAGAAAAAGGGAAGGCGTTCGAGCAGGAGCTGAAAGCGCTTAAAGCTGATGCGCTCTTTATTAAAGCCAACATCACAAGTGAACAAGAGGTAGCTGAAATTTTCAAACAAACCGTTGAAGCTTATGGCCGAGTGGACATTGTCTTCAACAACGCAGGGATTGGACGTGTGCATCCGTCACATGAATTGGACTATGCTGAATGGCGCAATACGGTCAATGTTGATCTGGATGGCGTATTCTTGGTTGCTCGTGAATCCATTCGCGAGATGCTAAAAATTGGTGGAGGCACAATCGTAAACACGGCGTCCATGTACGGTTGGGTCGGTTCACCCGGTTCTGCAGCCTACAATGCTGCCAAAGGTGGCGTCGTGAATCTCACGCGTTCACTTGCACTGGAATATGCAGAGAAAAACATTCGCGTAAACGCACTATGCCCAGGATTTATTGATACACCAATTATTCCTGAAGAGAGCAAGCAGGCTCTTTCTGCAGCAACACCTATGAAACGTCTTGGTAAATCAGATGAAATGGCAAAAGCTGTTCTGTTCTTGGCAAGTGACGATTCTTCCTATATGACTGGTAACAGCCTGATCGTAGACGGTGGATACACTGCTCAATAAGAGCTATGGATGAATGAAAGTAGCTTAACATCGACATCCTAAAGGAGTAGTATCATTTCTCATTTCCTGAGGAGGAGATCTTTTATGGCTCGCCAGAAGAAAAGGCAGGAAGCTGCTTGGAAGTCACGAAAGCAAGAACAGCACCCTCATGGTAAAATCAGATCGCTCAAAGAAATATCAAGCGAATATGATGAGAAGCATACTACGCAATAATACGATGACTGTCGGCATCTTCTGCCGGCGGTCATTTTAACTTCATTAATGAAAAAGTCTACGGAATAGAGTTAAGCTCTGTCCTGTAGACTTTTTGCTACATATAACTATTATCAATATGGGAGGTGCTAGTTTAGAACCAGCGGCTAAGGTCTGGATAACCTGTTGTTGCCCATGCCCCATCTACAATAAGGCTTGAACCGGATACATATCCCGCATCCTCACTTGCCAGGAACAGCGCAGGTCCAGTCATTTCTTCCGGCTGTGCAGCACGTTTCATCGGGATTCGCTCCATATAAGCTTCGTTAATATCTGCATTCGAGAGCAGGTCGGCTGTTAATGGCGTATCAATTAAACCTGGAAGGATGGCGTTCACCCGAATACCATTACGTGCCATTTCGAGAGCACCGTTCTTGGTCAGCATTTCAACGCCAGCTTTGGCAGAAGCATATGCCGATCCGGCATACATAGGTACATGAGAGTTGAGGGAAGCTACATTTACAATAGCTCCGCCACCAAGTTTAGCCATCTCAAGAGCCTCGTGTTTCATGCTTAGAAAGACACCCTTCATGCACAAATCCACGGTGAAGTCCCAGTCTTTTTCTGAAAGTTCTGTAATTACACCTGCGCGGGAAGCACCTGCCACGTTGAATGCTAGATCGAGTTTACCGAATTGCTTCACAGCCGCACGAACCATTTCTTCTACATCACTTTCTACGGTTACATTCGCTTTCACTCCGACAAACCGTTCTCCTAGCTCACCCTGGATGGTTTCCAGACGTTCTGTATTCAGATCGGCGGCGAGAACCGAAGCTCCTTCCTCGACAAGTCTTCTTGCAATTGCATAACCGATACCAGATGCTGCACCTGTTACAAGCGCTACTTTTCCTGCAAATCGATTCTCATATGTGTTCATATGTTACACTCCTTCAGATGTAATAATTTAATTGTTTTCGCTTACATATATCTTCAATTCAAAGTATAC
It includes:
- a CDS encoding DUF6254 family protein, translating into MARQKKRQEAAWKSRKQEQHPHGKIRSLKEISSEYDEKHTTQ
- a CDS encoding ABC transporter permease, whose protein sequence is MNISSSKKIPRILFSELNKLVTLPWIWITLISTFIANLCFVAAFTSASAGLHETVGTQNTLDIGLASMVYLQAGFMILGTLATCSEYTGGQIRTTLITVPWRGLQLSMKHVALAIITIPAAFIIVLSGVLYPLFIMRDTVAGIELDMIIKSLVGATGYLTLTTLLSAAVGAIVKRTTPALVVLLSYYFVLSPLSRDLLPRIRDYFPDTAGLYMYIPPSSDVINHFTPLQGAGISLLWTLTFITLAILLYLKRDA
- a CDS encoding MerR family transcriptional regulator — translated: MEFSIKQVAERTQLPASTLRFYDRAGLMPLLKKTEYGTRKYSEMDICWLELVRCLRDSGMPLEDIKAFMLLCLEGSSTSEQRKEMLEQHRQNILKQMDMLNCSLGTIDYKLEHYNEIGIFHIDTK
- a CDS encoding DUF2264 domain-containing protein — encoded protein: MRDDRKYWVDTLVQIAQPVLRSLSQQKLAVEMPVEASAGDRSDYTYLEALGRTLAGIAPWIEHGPRSGEEGEVRARMAVMARQAIEAATDPASPDYMNFTTGGQPVVDAAFLANAVLRAPNELYALLDEEVKTNLISALMATRMIRPVFSNWLLFSAMIEAALFRMGVEQWDRMRVDYALRQHEQWYKGDGAYGDGPAFHWDYYNSFVIQPMLVDILDAVGDQFEDWAVLRVNVLKRAARYAAVLERMISPEGTYPPLGRSLAYRFGAFQHLSLMALREELPEKLLPAQVRCALTAVIKRQIEMPGTFDEHGWLRIGFAGSQPAIGEAYISTGSLYLCTTVFLALGLSPDADFWQGEAEWTSLKAWSGGAVELDVAMYDNF
- a CDS encoding TetR/AcrR family transcriptional regulator, producing MNDELIVTTQHRNRTKEHLQSALIQLIKKKGFHAVSVKDIVEQAGYNRSTFYLHYQDKYILGEELLTMKLKGLRGAVGRPYWHGQKVLTSKLTAESFQIVEYIYEHREFFELIQYDDTLPGLHTGFPQTILKIYEEQFIFETINNSPVNMEYFKYYTAYGFFGLLNNWILSGYRESRETFIQNVIELTRTHIHSFQYVGEIDEFF
- a CDS encoding dimethylsulfonioproprionate lyase family protein, with the protein product MIGPDDLGMADHLLIGLTLLAPETFYPAHVHPAVEIYIPIGGVGIWSKGNEQPTATAPGTMILHQSGNVHTTESKLDPVLALYIWRGDLVTSSKFITD
- a CDS encoding SDR family NAD(P)-dependent oxidoreductase, whose translation is MGKLQDKVAVITGGASGIGAATARLFVSEGAKVVLVDLNEEKGKAFEQELKALKADALFIKANITSEQEVAEIFKQTVEAYGRVDIVFNNAGIGRVHPSHELDYAEWRNTVNVDLDGVFLVARESIREMLKIGGGTIVNTASMYGWVGSPGSAAYNAAKGGVVNLTRSLALEYAEKNIRVNALCPGFIDTPIIPEESKQALSAATPMKRLGKSDEMAKAVLFLASDDSSYMTGNSLIVDGGYTAQ
- a CDS encoding helix-turn-helix domain-containing protein, which translates into the protein MLKLISCGFHTIHHEGIIRNRPNGSGHYTFVFFNSRTEVTLYEQTMIVEKNTFMLFRPETPHAYRELENPFINDWFHCYGADLTDFLMELNFPLDTPIEASDPLLISRCIMELQKFNRLDGSLRERIIDCDLRSFFMKLSDLRERTVLHQLSRYYVPFNELRSELYRSPQQSISVTELASRLNVSKSYFQHIYKQLFGCSVMIDMINGRLEHAKYLLDHSEMSVTEIASSCGYENDTHFMRQFKKFVGTSPRQYRFRSESSY
- a CDS encoding SDR family NAD(P)-dependent oxidoreductase, coding for MNTYENRFAGKVALVTGAASGIGYAIARRLVEEGASVLAADLNTERLETIQGELGERFVGVKANVTVESDVEEMVRAAVKQFGKLDLAFNVAGASRAGVITELSEKDWDFTVDLCMKGVFLSMKHEALEMAKLGGGAIVNVASLNSHVPMYAGSAYASAKAGVEMLTKNGALEMARNGIRVNAILPGLIDTPLTADLLSNADINEAYMERIPMKRAAQPEEMTGPALFLASEDAGYVSGSSLIVDGAWATTGYPDLSRWF
- a CDS encoding ROK family protein, with product MSNYVIGIDLGGTNIKSAIFNMDFQIVHERSDPTQAAKGPAHVLHRIQEIIQEMLLHEGIDQSSIKCMGMGIPGLLDPEEGLSIFSPNFPGWENIHVVNVMKEHFEFPVFIDNDVRVNMYGEWLFGAGVGYRNLVLITLGTGLGSGIVNDGRVVYGTTSSAGEIGHMNMFREGRPCRCGSSGCLGRYVSAVGMVRTFTDKLEEGRSSIILEWVGDDWTTITAHLISEAYDLGDALAIEVMHETGTILGFGLANVINLLNPEVVIVGGGMSAAGDRLLETVRDTVRKHALALASSSCEIVQATLGRQAGMIGAAAYANKQMNSNSNKSILND
- a CDS encoding Gfo/Idh/MocA family protein; translated protein: MLKVAIIGTGAISNAHIHSYLQFGERCEIVALCDLYPDKAEAKKSEFNLNAKIVSDYKELLHAGIDLISICLPPYEHAPIAVDFLNAGSHVLVEKPMASSLEECDLMIEAAQKSGKVLSVVAQNRFTNPIMKLKNMLDTGLAGAILHAQVDSFWWRGHCYYDLWWRGTWEKEGGGCTLNHAVHHIDALLWMMGRPDQVQAFMSNVAHDNAEVEDISIAMLRYPNGALGQITSSVVHHGEEQQFIFQGQHARISAPWKITASSSRANGFPKKNVELEEQLQEAYDHLPNLPYEGHTAQIDNVLTAIESGEPPLVDGTSGRSTLEMITAIYKSASTGENVSLPLVAGDPFYTRADVQQHAIHFYEKSGHVENFTEQQITIGRTKE
- a CDS encoding AraC family transcriptional regulator; its protein translation is MRYDLYKFNENTLHFGYRRKSINNEHMETFHSHLGIELLLIHQGSGTMIVNNRSYDIKQGMFCIFQPYQLHHLRLDYSNNQCFERSLAIFEPAMFEAYFEKWPVLHAFFRHIYVGKLSSPCFYDLDDQHILVHLFKSFQEQMSHWDESNRLEEISLFLVNFLHHLKPLWNDFEVNSAVSPTERKNHQVERILGWIEKNYHVPFRLDELAQSLHLSSYHLSHLFKNATGVSISQFIAARRIHQSVRLLTTTNKPISLIAEEIGLSNVSYFCKLFKEQMDVTPHQYRKRWVNHPFRLE
- a CDS encoding aldo/keto reductase family protein — its product is MKYRRLGRSGLKVSEIGLGSWLTYGSATSEEVARACMHKAYELGINFFDTSNSYPGAEEVMGSTLKEYSRSSYVLATKLFFPQGSGPNDRGLSRKHIVEQCEASLKRLGTDYIDLYQCHRFDSETPVDETLRALDDLQAQGKILYAGVSEWTAAQIAEASGISKRLNLRPLISNQPIYNMFERYIEREGVIKQCEQEGLGLIVFSPLAQGVLTGKYKPGQQIPEGTRAANNQTNGVINSYLREDVLQCTVQLSELANEIGATLSQFALAWILRQSVVSSAIIGSSRPAQIEENLKAVELELTSDIISETEKILSSISHFAPLR